From a single Nematostella vectensis chromosome 3, jaNemVect1.1, whole genome shotgun sequence genomic region:
- the LOC5519981 gene encoding serine-arginine protein 55, translated as MSREGGRVFVGRLPPRANDRDLEKFFKGFGRINDINLKQGFAFVEFDDARDADDAVYELNHKELLGERVSVEHAHPSRGGGGGGGRGFRDRSPRRDRYRSSSRFGAPYNTEYRLIVENLSTRAGWQDLKDYMRQAGEVTFTQCHKDRVGEGVCDFSNESDMLYALKKLDGTELFGKRIRLVESRQSSRRRSRSPSPKRRSRSRSPRRSASPRRSASPN; from the exons ATGAGTCGCGAAGGAGGTCGGGTTTTTGTTGGACGTCTCCCCCCTCGTGCGAATGATCGAGATTTAGAGAAATTTTTTAAAGGATTTGGTCGAATCAATGACATCAATTTGAAACAAGGCTTTGCCTTCGTG gaatttgaTGACGCTCGCGATGCCGACGACGCAGTTTACGAACTTAACCACAAAGAGCTTCTCGGAGAAAG GGTTTCAGTAGAGCATGCTCACCCATCTAggggtggtggcggtggcggtgggcGCGGTTTCAGAGACAGAAGCCCCAGAAGGGACAGATACCGTTCCTCCTCACG atttggAGCTCCCTACAACACAGAATACCGACTGATTGTAGAGAACTTGTCCACAAGAGCTGGGTGGCAG GATTTGAAGGACTACATGCGCCAAGCTGGTGAAGTGACCTTCACACAGTGCCACAAAGATAGGGTCGGAGAAGG ggtTTGTGATTTTTCCAATGAAAGTGACATGCTCTATGCGTTGAAGAAACTTGATGGTACTGAGCTGTTTGGCAAGAGGATCCGACTTGTTGAG AGCCGTCAATCCTCCAGAAGACGCTCCCGGTCACCTTCTCCAAAACGAAG ATCTCGTTCCAGATCTCCAAGACGTTCTGCATCCCCCAGGCGTTCGGCTTCACCAAACTAG